One Littorina saxatilis isolate snail1 linkage group LG1, US_GU_Lsax_2.0, whole genome shotgun sequence genomic window carries:
- the LOC138949816 gene encoding glutamate receptor ionotropic, delta-1-like: MTWLVLGVILTSLYSSQLTSSLTVNQQDLPFTSLAELLDQDTYKFGIAAGTAQYSMLKNSTVKDYRRYYQKVLEFAKEDPDVVSSDILVHKFKAIHEDYASLQGSMLLSSAWLSDSCGQLTFLPEKLRTASFGFYLQKGSPYTRIISEQIGLMVDSGLMTMWKRSSVPENKNCRHGDDHSGRVIGLANTQTAFFMAAFGLGLALMVLAVEKLVRVISVHTGCGGS, from the exons ATGACATGGCTAGTGTTGGGCGTCATTCTGACGTCATTGTACAGCAGCCAGTTGACGTCATCACTGACTGTGAATCAGCAAGATCTTCCGTTCACCTCCCTCGCAGAGCTGCTTGACCAAGACACATACAAATTCGGAATTGCTGCTGGAACAGCGCAGTATTCTATGCTCAAA AATTCAACGGTCAAAGATTACCGCAGGTATTACCAAAAGGTTTTAGAGTTTGCGAAGGAGGACCCGGATGTTGTGTCGTCTGATATTCTGGTTCACAAGTTCAAGGCCATCCACGAGGACTACGCGAGTCTTCAGGGATCCATGTTACTGAGTTCTGCATGGTTGAGTGACTCTTGCGGTCAGCTGACGTTTCTACCTGAGAAGTTGAGGACAGCATCTTTTGGGTTTTACCTCCAGAAAGGGTCTCCATACACTCGCATCATTTCAGAACA AATCGGCCTGATGGTGGACAGCGGGCTGATGACCATGTGGAAGAGGTCATCCGTGCCAGAGAACAAGAACTGTCGACATGGAGATGACCACAGTGGCAGAGTGATAGGCCTGGCTAACACACAGACAGCGttctttatggctgcttttggACTGGGCCTGGCTTTAATGGTCCTAGCAGTAGAGAAACTTGTTCGTGTGATTTCTGTTCACACGGGATGTGGTGGtagctga